A stretch of DNA from Clostridium sp. JN-9:
CAATTATACATTATTTCAATTTAAATTTCCTGGAGTAGTATTATTAAAATATAATCTTTCAGATGTAATTATTAAATTTCCCATAAAACACCACTCCTTTCAAAACATAGAATTATTGTATCACAATTATTTAGTATTATCCATTGTTTTTTTGATTTTGTTAATGACAAATTTCGGGTGCTACCCTTGACAAAAAATAACAAAGATTAAAGAACAAATAACAAATATTGTTGTTTTGCCTTTTGGGCAAAACTTAAATCGAGTAGGTAAACCTCGGAAATAACTTTCTGAGGTTTTTCCTCTCACAGAACTTATTCCGACTTTACTATTATCCCGACTTCTTTACAAACCTACAATTAAAATGAATTATTATGTGTAAAAAGTCGGGATAATCTTTTTACTTACTGCAATCCATAAAGGCGCTTGATTAGTTCATCATCATCTTGCCATGGCCTAATGTCATGGACTTGTCTTAATGGGCTGATGGCACTGGTTGCCTTTTCAATTGCTTCTCGTTTCATTCTTGTGTCTGCATAGGCGTAAATCATCGTAGTCTCTAGTTGTGCATGACCGAGCCATTCTGAAAGAAGCGGCAATGGCATCCCGCCGCGGTAAAGATGCATGGCCCGCGAATGTCTAAACATATGAGGATGCAAATCTTTAGGCACGTTGCTGTTTTGCTCCCTAGCTGCTTTCCCATATTTTTTCATAAATTTTGCAACAGCATCAGGAGACATTGTCTGTCGATCTCCTTTTTGTATGATATAAAACAGGAGATCATTACTGATTTGACTATCATGAAAAATTCGCAGATAATTGTTAAAATGTTTCACCGTTTTGTCCATCAGAGGTACAATCCTTGTTTTGCTGCCTTTTCCGGTAATCACTACATGCGATTCTTTTGCCGATATATGTATATCGCTTACCTTTAAGTCAAGTATCTCCTGGTTCCTTGCCGCCGTATCATACAATAATATCATGTAGAACAAGTCCCTAATTCCCTTTTTTGTTGCAGTATTAGGCTGACAGAGAATAGTCTTTAGTGCCTCCTCCTCAAAATATTTCACTATCTGACCTTTTGCCATTTTCTTGATAGGAATCTTTTCAAGCTCAAATGAACATGCTGCTACAGTCATATCCATACCAGCAGCATATTTATAAAATGCACGGATACAGGAAAGACGATGATTTCTTGTTGCTACGCTATTGTTCCTTTTAGCTTCCAACCAATCAAGGTACCCTTCTACTGTCTGACGCGTTATTGTGTCAAAACTGATTTCAGATAACCGAAGATTTTTGGTCTCCTTCAGATACCCAAGTAGAAGATTTAAGACATCACGGTATGCGTATACCGTATTGTAGCTACATGCCTTCTGTCTTGGAACGTAAACCGTAAGAAAATCCTTTATTAGCTGGAAGAAATGTCTGCTTTCCTTTTTCACTACGATTCCACCTCCGGTATCAATTCTGCAAAAGACTCCCAATCCATGGTGTGAGAGCGTAAAAGTTTTTCAGGAAGTAGATGTATATAGTAGGCAGTGTCAGAAAACTGAGCATGCCCCATATATGTACTGAGATAAGGGAGCTTAGCATATAAATCCGCACCACTATCAAGCCACTGCATCATGACTGTTGTGGCAAAACGATGGCGAAGGTCATAAACACGTACCCTCAGTGTACATTTAGTGCCTCTGACTTTTTTCCATATTCCAAGGAACTGTCTTGTCAACCATTTGGCCGAATAGGCTATGCCTTCTGTATTGGGAAAGAAGAACTCACTCTCAGGTGCGAAGAATTGTAGTTTTTCATTATAGGAAATGCACAGGTTATGCATATCTTTGGACATTGGAACGTATCGCTCCCTGTGAGATTTATTTTTTCGGATAAAAAGGACTCCTTTATTTAGGTCAACGTCCTTCTTGAGTAATTCTCGCCCTTCGTTAGGGCGAAGTCCACAGAAATAAATCATGCGTAGCAGTACCGGCACAATCATATGACTGTTTGGCGAATTTAGGCTGGGTTCCATGTTATCTGCTTCTAAAAAAATTTCTGTCAAATCTTCATCTGAAAAGATGTATGATGTAAAGGTCGATCGTCCTCCTACAAAACATGAAGGGAGAATATAGCTCTTTTCACCTATGGCTTCCATATACTTTCCGAATTCCCTGACTGCGATTATTCTCCTGCGGAATCCTGACGGACTTTCAGATTGGCGCTGCACACACCACCCAAGAACAAGTTCTTTTGTTAGTCGATCCTGCGTCGGGTAGTGCTGTACACAATACCTGCTAAAATCATTCAAGAACCCTT
This window harbors:
- a CDS encoding site-specific integrase, translating into MKKESRHFFQLIKDFLTVYVPRQKACSYNTVYAYRDVLNLLLGYLKETKNLRLSEISFDTITRQTVEGYLDWLEAKRNNSVATRNHRLSCIRAFYKYAAGMDMTVAACSFELEKIPIKKMAKGQIVKYFEEEALKTILCQPNTATKKGIRDLFYMILLYDTAARNQEILDLKVSDIHISAKESHVVITGKGSKTRIVPLMDKTVKHFNNYLRIFHDSQISNDLLFYIIQKGDRQTMSPDAVAKFMKKYGKAAREQNSNVPKDLHPHMFRHSRAMHLYRGGMPLPLLSEWLGHAQLETTMIYAYADTRMKREAIEKATSAISPLRQVHDIRPWQDDDELIKRLYGLQ
- a CDS encoding tyrosine-type recombinase/integrase; this encodes MKKDCTSLFTTYINEMLNFKVHLGYERKTYEGFLNDFSRYCVQHYPTQDRLTKELVLGWCVQRQSESPSGFRRRIIAVREFGKYMEAIGEKSYILPSCFVGGRSTFTSYIFSDEDLTEIFLEADNMEPSLNSPNSHMIVPVLLRMIYFCGLRPNEGRELLKKDVDLNKGVLFIRKNKSHRERYVPMSKDMHNLCISYNEKLQFFAPESEFFFPNTEGIAYSAKWLTRQFLGIWKKVRGTKCTLRVRVYDLRHRFATTVMMQWLDSGADLYAKLPYLSTYMGHAQFSDTAYYIHLLPEKLLRSHTMDWESFAELIPEVES